The window GCGAATCATCCCACCAGAGTAATTTCTGACTAAGCGATGGGTAGCATCTGCTAAACCCATAAATCCCAGAATTTCCTTAATGTATCGTTCTCGATGCTTGCTAGGAATTTCATACAACTTGGCAAATATCAACAGGTTTTCATACCCGGTGAGGCTACCATCAGCAGAAAGAGCTTGTGGTACATAGCCAATCACCCTTCTCACAGCTGTAGATTGATGGGTGATGTCATAGCCAGCTAAGGTTGCTTTCCCTGCGCTGCTAGGTAACAGAGTCGTCAACATTTTAATTACGGTACTCTTACCTGCACCATTCGGCCCCAGTAAGCCAAAAACTTCCCCTTGTTTTACAGAGATGCTAAGGTCGTCAACTGCCGTAACCTTACCAAAGCGGCGTGTGAGTCCTTGGGTTTCTAGAATAATCGGTTTCGGTAT is drawn from Aulosira sp. FACHB-615 and contains these coding sequences:
- a CDS encoding ATP-binding cassette domain-containing protein encodes the protein MTGLTGKVNRSEIPASIPKPIILETQGLTRRFGKVTAVDDLSISVKQGEVFGLLGPNGAGKSTVIKMLTTLLPSSAGKATLAGYDITHQSTAVRRVIGYVPQALSADGSLTGYENLLIFAKLYEIPSKHRERYIKEILGFMGLADATHRLVRNYSGGMIRKLEIAQSILHQPQILFLDEPTVGLDPLARTQVWQLVQKLCTDFGTTIFLTTHFLEEADNLCDRVVIMQRGAEITQGVPKDLKASLGKPNATLDDVFIHYTGDQLVSGVNYRDTARTRRTAQRLG